The segment cttcacaaaagatCTCCAAATGGGCAATGGACACATAAAATGGGGTTCAACATCATTCCTCACCAGGGAATACAAATTAAAGCCGCAATACGCGAACACCATACCCCCACCAGTACGGCTGACACAAAAAAGGACTGACAATTCTAAGTACTGGCAAGGGTGAGGTGCAGCTGGAATTTTCATACAGTGCTGGCAGGAGTATAAATTTGTACAATCACCATGAAAAACTGGCAGTATCTACGAAAACACTTAAACACATGCCTTCCCTATAAAAGACATATGCAAGAATGTTCacggcagctttattcataataggcTAGTCTTGAAATAATCTAAATGACTACCAACAGTAGAAGAGATACATAAACCATGATTTGTTCAAATGGAATACTACATAGCAATGAACGAGAATTACTTCTGCActcaacaacatagatggatctcaCTAAGGACCATGGACACGAGAGTGTATATCCTGTGTGATTGCACTCACCTAAGTTTTAAGTCCAGGTAAAAATAACCTGTGGTAATAGAAGTCAGAATAGTTGCCCATGGTGTGTGCAAACGTGTGCCAAAGCCTGGGaaaggagagagtgaggggaTGTGAGGGGTGGGCAGGTGCCAGTTTATACATTGGTGAGCAATTCTTGGTACAGTGGCTTCTTCCCTTCACTTGGCACAGTGGTATAGACAGAGTGGGTGTTTGATAACTGTGTGTTGAAAAGCTCAATGCAAGAATGAACTCGTAGTTTGGTGCCTCAAGGATCTTTTCACTTAGAAAAAGACACGTGCTTTGCCCACAAGCCAATGCCTCTTGGCACTAAAAGCAGTGAGCGGAATAGTCTCAGGAACCGCCCAAAAGGGGTGAGAACTTCTTATGTAGCTTGCTAGAGGCCCGATGGAAGGGTGCCTGAAGTAACCAgctggggaggaggtgagctGGTAGCTGAGACAGTCCTTGGGGTTTGGAATTTGAGAAACTGGGTTCaaatctggctctgccactttgcagctgtgtgactttggacaactTATGTCACCTCTCCGGTGGTCTCCGTTTCCATATCTATAAAGTGGGGAGAAGTCGGCCTGCTTCTGAGGATGAAGTGTGGGAAAGAGTTGTGTAATTGTAAAACCCTGAGCAGTGACTTATGAGGATCCCTCTAGGGGTGGCCGGTGAGCCCAGGGCATTGGGGAAGCAATGCTGCTGCGGTGGGCTTTGCGAGAGGACCTGGTGAGGATGTGGTAAGGGGCTGTGGGCAGTGGTGTCAGAGACCTCCCCTCCCCGGCAGCCCTCCTCCTTATCGGTGGACCTGCAGGGAGACAGCTCCTTACAGGTGGAGATCTCTGATGCAGTGAGCGAGCGGGACAAGGTGAAATTCACCGTTCAGACCAAGGTGAGGCTGCCAGTGGGGTGAGAGGGCCATTCAGACGGCTGCttgaggagcctgcttcccccagcCTCGCTtgcctggaggtggggggcagacgCCAACATAGACTTTGGGCCCTGTTCCTCAACCTGgctgtccctgccccctgcctctccaAGAAAGCAAGCGTCTTGTCTAGTCTCCAGTTGTCTTTTGCCTCCGGTCCCACATCCTAAACATCCCCTGTCCATCATCCTGATGGAAATCATGGACATCTGAGCCACCAAGGCCCACCTTGGGCCTCGCCTGGGATGTGGGATTGGGGAAGTCCAAAAGTGGGTGCCCAGGATGCTTGTTGGGTACAGGGtttgggaggggaggagagacacCTCAGACAGACTTCCCTGCTTCCAGAGCTGCCTCCCTCACTTTGCCCAGACGGAGTTCTCAGTCGTGCGACAGCATGAGGAGTTCATCTGGCTACATGACGCTTATGTGGAAAATGAGGAGTACGCCGGCCTCATCGTGAGGAAGGGCTGGGCGGGCTGGGGCCGTGAGGGGCCTGGGTGCTTGGGTGGGGTGGAAGACTGGGTGACACTTCTGGGTGTGGGTGATGCCCTTCTCAGCAATGAGGGACTGGCCAGCTCTGTCCCCCCTTTGAGCAGATCCCTCCAGCCCCCCCAAGGCCAGACTTTGAGGCTTCAAGGGAAAAGCTGCAGAAGTTGGGTGAGGGGGACAGCTCCATCACGCGGGAAGAGTTTGCCAAAATGAAGCAGGAGCTGGAAGCGTGAGtgctatttcctttccttgtctgtgaTGAAGCTCCAGCACCCCCGCCCCCGTCCTGAGAGTCCCAGGATTTCATCAGCTGTGGCTAGTTGGAGACCCTGACTTCTGACCCCAGAGCTTctgaaggggaagggagcaggaTAAGCAGAGCCAAGGAGGGCTCTTGAGCTGCCTGCTGTTTTCTGCAGGGAGTACCTGGCTATCTTTAAGAAGACAGTTGCAATGCATGAGGTCTTTCTGCAGCGCCTGGCAGCCCACCCTACCCTGCGTCGAGACCACAACTTCTTCGTCTTTTTGGAATACGGCCAGGATGTAAGCTGGGCCAGAGCACACCCTTGGGTCactcttgggggtgggggtagggcacTAGGCGGGCTCAAGCCTCTGCCTCATCAGCTCGAAGAGTGACATGAGCCTGGGCTGGGAGGTGCGAATGCCCACCCAACACCATACTCTCCCCATGTGTGCTTCAGCTGAGTGTCCGAGGAAAGAACAGGAAGGAGCTTCTTGGGGGATTTCTGAGGAATATTGTAAAGTCTGCTGATGAAGCCCTCATCACCAGCATGTCAGGGCTCAAGGTGACCCCTGGGACCCCTCTGTGGATTCAACCCAGGGCCTCAAGTCCAAAGCCAACAATAAGACCCAAGGTCGCTGTGGGAGGGAAACCACTGGTGGGGCATGGCCTAGAGAGAAATTGTGCTGCCCCTACCTGTCCGTGGCTGCCATGTCCCTGCTCACTCAAGTGTAAGAGGCTCTTGTCTGGCTCCCTTAGGAGGTGGATGACTTCTTTGAGCATGAGAGGACCTTCCTACTGGAATACCACAGCCGCATCCGGGACGCCTGCCTGCGGGCAGACCGTGTCATGCACTCCCACAAGTGTACGCAGGGCCCAAGGGACCCTGggttccctgccccttccccagcattCCTACTCCCTGCAGGGAGAAGAACGCAGGAAATGCTGTCTCTCTCCATGACACAAACACCAGGGGTGGGGCTTGATGTGCAGACCAAGGGGGTCTGATGGAGGGCTCTTCCCCAACAGGCCTGGCAGACGATTATATCCCTATCTCTGCTGCACTGAATAGTCTGGGAACACAGGAAGTCAACCAGCTAAAGACGTGAGGACTCCCTctcacccctcctgcccccgcTCTCTCTATGCCTGTAATACCGTGTCTGCCCACGAGGGATCATGTGGAAATGTACTAGCAGCTGTAGGTGGGAGGTGAAGTTCCTGCTGGgatttgggagagagggagattttCCCACTCcagggcattagggagggcagcGCTAAGGGCAGGGAGGCTTCAAGCAACACCCTCTCAAGACTCCTGCCCTAACTCTTCCCCACTGCCCCTAGGAGTTTCCTCAAATTGGCAGAGCTCTTTGAACGACTAAGGGTGAGTCCTGCCTTCTGTATTGGAAGGGCACCCAATCAATGATCCTTTGCAGAAAGTCTCCTCCCGAAAGAGGAGAAAGCTCCAGGATCATTTTGGGACGTTTGGTGATAACTTGGGCCCAGTGATACCCTGGACTCACCCTCAGTTAAACCCTAGTTTAAtgagatggagggaggaaagggatcCAGTCtcaagtgtgagtgtgtgtgcagtgatgggggcaggggtgggaaccAGGCCTGGCAAGCCATTTACAAGGATGTGCCACGTGCCGCTGGCAGGCTGCACCGCATTGCCAACATCCTGCCCCAGACACACACTTCTTGAACTCTTCTCCAAGAGTCACTGCAGTGTGCcaatctttctaaaatgtcttcTGGATCACATCTCTTCTCTGCTCAAGGACCTTCAGTGACCCTGCCCCTCCCAGAAACTCCCCAAAACACAAAGCCCAAAGTCCTTAGCTTGCATTTTAGGTCTTTTGGGATCCAGGAACTGCCATCCAAGCGCTCCCACTGATCCCATGCTTCCCTGAACGCATACAAGGCTTGCACACCGGCAGAGCCTTTGGCTGTTTTCAGATTCCCACTCAACCCCCAAGATCCAGACCAGATGCCACTCCTCTGTGGTTTTCCTTGGCCTGCTCCCCTTCACATCAGGGCTTGACCTAGAGTGGTTATCGAGTGACTCTGCTGGATATTGAGACAAGCAGCAGCATCGCAGCCCTTAGCTGCTCCTCTGCaagctccctccccagcctccaaaCTTCTTGACTCAGAAGCTGGAGGGCCGAGTGGCATCTGATGAGGACCTCAAGCTGTCAGACATGCTGAGATACTACATGCGAGACTCACAGGCAGCTAAGGTGAGATATGGCCCCAGAGCAAACCTCAGGGCTGGAAGACAACAGGACTGGAGCAACAGGGGAGGGCAGGCGGACAAGGTCATGGGGCAACAGTGATCCTGTGCCCTGCCGGCCCCAGGACCTGCTGTACCGGCGGCTTCGAGCACTGGCTGACTATGAGAACGCCAACAAGGCCCTGGACAAGGCACGCACTAGGAACCGGGAGGTGCGGACTGCCGAGAGCCACCAGCAACTGTGCTGCCAACGCTTCGAACGCCTCTCCGACTCAGCCAAGCAGGGTAAGCCCCAAGGCCCCAGAGCCTGTGCCACTGGGCTGCCTACCCTGCCAGGGTCCccatttctcctccctcccctctccagagCTCATGGATTTCAAGTCTCGCCGGGTCTCCTCCTTCCGCAAGAACCTCATAGAGTTGGCAGAGCTGGAGCTTAAACACGCCAAGGTGAGCCCTCCATCCTCACTgtgccctcttcctgcctccctgccatcCACTCCCAGATCTCTAGGTTCTTACCAAGTCCTGGCAAGATGTGTTGGTGGGAAGTGGTCTGACAGCCCTGAGCAGCCCCCAGTGACTTTCAGGGTCGTTTCATCTTGGACCAGGACCCTTCCCTTCCATTAGGAGCcctcaataaatggcagctattATTGCTGAGGACAGGAATGCAAGAGGGAGGGGGACATGAGTTATAGGTGTAGGAAGAACAGCACCTTTTATTGGGGAGAATGGCAGTGGATGGGGGACATCAAAGACCTCTCTCCTATGCAGGCCAGCACCCTGCTTCTCCGGAACACCCTTGTCGCCCTCAAAGGGGAGCCTTAGAGCAGCCAGAGCCTACTTCAGAGCCCTTAGTAACAAAAGTCCCCCAGATTTCCCACCCCAAGATACCACCTCCCCCACGACAGCAGCCACCAGCCATGCCCCATGATCTCGACCAGGGCAAGCCCAAGCCCCACTCCTACCCAAAAGTGCCAGGTCCTGCAAGAGGAAGCTAGGGCATCATGGGTGCCATTCTTGGCCACAGGTAAGAACCCCAACCTAGGGGAGGCTAGGAGCCTGgaccttcctcctctcctggagATTGGGgagcagcccccacccaccctctgtCTCCCCTACCCCTGAAGTTCATTTGTCCCTAGCCTGTTCACAAATAAAGCCTGCTTTTTGTAACAAGGAGGCCTGCTCGTCCTTACTTCCCACAGCTAGGGCCCACCAGGCACACCTTAACTAGGGCACTACAGACACCAGACCCTGGACATCCCCCCTGCAGTGTCAAAAGTAATTACTCTTCTTGCTTCCCAGAGAGATACTGGCAAGCTCCAAAAACTAAGGAACCAGCTTTAACAAcaggcttcccccctcccccagttcagTTGTGTGGGGAGTGGTAATAAATCCTGCATTCACACCCTTAGGCTAAGATTTCTAGGATACCTTTACTCCTAGGCAGGTGAAAACGCAAAGTACAGATTGGAGAGCCTAAGCAATGCTGGCAAAAGGCTTGGAGCTCCCGCCAACACCCTCTTGGTTAAACACAGGGAGGTGGAACCTAGACACTTGGGTCTGAAGTCCTGGGCTCCACCTGGCTTGGCCCCACCCTGGACTCGTCACATCTGCAGAAGGCCAAAGGCTCAACTTGGCTTCTGACTCACGGCAGCCACTGGACCCAGCCCTCAAGGATGAGTCAGCCATCcatgaaagaaggcagaggaaaaccAGAGAGAACCTTGAAGACAGAACAGCTCGAGAGGCACTCTGTAACTTGCAATCTCACAGCCCACACTTGGCAGGCCTGGGCACAGGGTTGGAGAATAGGCCTCACTGCCCGGCTGCCCACCTGATTAAGAGGTTACAGGATTAAGACTTCAGGCACAAAGCCCCTTCTGCCCAAAGGGCTCTTGCAGCAGACACACCCTGGTTCAGCTAACTCTATAACAGTCAGTTTGGACCCAACTGTGGTACCACCTATGAGGGACAGCTGTCAGAGGGAGGCTCAGCCAGTCGCTGGGGCCAAATGAAAGGGGTGGATAGAGGCTGGGTGTAGAGAAGAGATGCTGTTCATTATCTCAGCATACCTTCCCCTACAAGGTCCCTTGGGCCCCAACCCTGAAACAAACATCCCATTAGTGAGGACTTTttattgttgtgtgtgtggtttttttttttttttttaattgaaggtcCCTACTGGTCCTGCTTCCATGGGTGGCCAAGACCaagggaaaaggggaggggaaCCAGGCGGCGCAAGAAGGGGTCATCTCCACAACATTCCATTTATACACAGAACTAAACAGACAAGCACAGAGTCACTATTGTGGTTAGAAGTTGGCAGCATGGGAAAAGGGAGGAACAGGTGGGAAACTGGGGTGtcgttaaaaaaaatacaggcccCCCccaaactggggtgcctggggggaaCTTGGTCTGCTTCAACCCAAGAGGAATCAGAAGATCAAAAGCGGTTTGGGAACGCCAGAACCGTcaggaatggagggaggaggaaggtccagggggtgaggggggctgTTTGGCAACTGGGGTGAAGGGattgccctccccctgctgggaTCCCCCCAGCCCCTCCGGTCTGGCAGGAAGGGGGCAGCCTGCAACCCCCATGGGCAGGGTCTGGGGCTGCCAGATGCTccaggcagggggctggagggggctcACAAAGGCTTGCCCTCCAGGGAGATGACGGCACTGCCCCCCAGTTTCTCTGCCAGGGTGCAGCGGTCCTTGACCTCCTCGTAGCAGTTTGCTTGTAATTCATGCTTGATTCCTGTGAGGAAGAAGGGGAGCGTCTGTGAGCAGGAtgcactgggggaggggaagctggggTTGGGAAGGAGCCAATCAGAACAGATGGAAGGAACAAGGTTACCTTCCAGCagacagggaagaggagggggaaggtaTCTCATATACCATGCCCTTCACCCCACCCTGCAGCCAAAGCCTGAGTGAAAAGGGACATGGCACCAACGCGGGCCCTTACCCGTCAGCTTTTTCTTGATGGCATCCTTGGAGCTGGCATAAATCATTTTGCTCTTAAGGGGTGCAGACTCAGGTGCCCTGGAGACAAACGACAGTCAGAATACACAACAAAGTTCCCTCTCCAAGTCTGCAAGTGCCCTCAAGTGAGAGATGACTTCAAGAAACCCTTGAGCTGGTCCCCAGCACTCAAGCTTTATCAGGTTCCCCACTGGCAAGTGTTTTCTTACAATACactccccccaaacacacacctcCGGGTTAACTGGGAACCACAAAGGTTTCTATCCTGAAAAGGAAGGGTGAGGCTGAGCTAGGGCAGGTAACAGGCAGAAGTGTCTGTAGGGGAGCTCACCAGAAGATAAACACCAGGTCCTCCTTCTTACTCTCCTTGGTCTCATAGGTTGCGTCGTAGAGGGCATAGCGGCAGTCCTTGTCTGGCAGCATCTTGACAAAGGTGGCGTAGGGGTCATCTACAGTCTGG is part of the Ailuropoda melanoleuca isolate Jingjing chromosome 16, ASM200744v2, whole genome shotgun sequence genome and harbors:
- the CFL1 gene encoding cofilin-1, with translation MASGVAVSDGVIKVFNDMKVRKSSTPEEVKKRKKAVLFCLSEDKKNIILEEGKEILVGDVGQTVDDPYATFVKMLPDKDCRYALYDATYETKESKKEDLVFIFWAPESAPLKSKMIYASSKDAIKKKLTGIKHELQANCYEEVKDRCTLAEKLGGSAVISLEGKPL
- the SNX32 gene encoding sorting nexin-32; translated protein: MEGRQEAGKESKPSSLSVDLQGDSSLQVEISDAVSERDKVKFTVQTKSCLPHFAQTEFSVVRQHEEFIWLHDAYVENEEYAGLIIPPAPPRPDFEASREKLQKLGEGDSSITREEFAKMKQELEAEYLAIFKKTVAMHEVFLQRLAAHPTLRRDHNFFVFLEYGQDLSVRGKNRKELLGGFLRNIVKSADEALITSMSGLKEVDDFFEHERTFLLEYHSRIRDACLRADRVMHSHKCLADDYIPISAALNSLGTQEVNQLKTSFLKLAELFERLRKLEGRVASDEDLKLSDMLRYYMRDSQAAKDLLYRRLRALADYENANKALDKARTRNREVRTAESHQQLCCQRFERLSDSAKQELMDFKSRRVSSFRKNLIELAELELKHAKASTLLLRNTLVALKGEP